The following nucleotide sequence is from Candidatus Planktophila sp..
GTGAGCGGGGTTAAGCGAGATTAATACAGTGAGAATCAACCTTTGACCAATAATGACCTGTTCAATATCTAGAATCGTTATAGAAAATGGAGCTAATGTGTTGAACAAGTTCTGAGTGATTCCAGGTTTATCGACCCCACTGAGCAGAATTAGGCCTGTAAACTGCGCACTATTGTTAGTGGTTGCCATAAGGTGAGCAAGGTTATCGCGAATCACGCTATGCCAGGAGCCATAATCGCGCTACTTTCCCTATTTACACAGTATCTTTTCGCTCTATGGGTAGTTCAACGGTTTTAGAGCTCATTGATGTCTCAGTTCGCCGTGGCGAAAATTTGATCCTTGGACCAATAAATTTTCAGATCAACTCGGGGGAGCGTTGGGTAATTTTGGGACCCAATGGAGCAGGTAAATCTACGCTTTTACAGATTTTAGCAACGAAATTTTTCCCAACTACGGGTACGGTTAAAATTCTTGATAAATCAATGGGGAAAGTAGATTTGTTTGAACTACGCACACGTATTGGTTTGTGTGGATCAATAGTCTCTGAAGATATTCCTGGAGATGAAAAAGTTCGAGATGTCGTATTAACGGCAGCCTATGCAATTCTCGGCCGTTGGAATGAGAGCTATGATCTTTGGGATGAATCTCGTGCGATATCGTTATTGTCAACTTTTGGAGTTCGAGAACTTGGGGAACGTCTCTATGGAAGTTTGAGTGAGGGTGAACGAAAACGTGTGCAAATTGCACGAGCATTGATGACCGATCCTGAACTTTTACTTCTCGATGAACCAGCAGGGGGATTGGATGTTGGAGGGCGCGAAGATTTACTAGCTAGATTTGCTAATTTTTCAAAGGATCCAACGGCGCCTGCAACGGTTTTAGTAACGCATCACATCGAAGAAATTCCAATTGGTACGACCCATGCCCTTTTACTTAAATCGGGAGTAATTGCAGTTTCAGGTCCAGTCGAACACGTAGTAACAAGCGAACATGTTTCAGCTGTTTTTAATGTTGCGATTGATGTGAGGCATGAATCGGATCGCTTTTGGGCTCGCGCTCGAAATTAGCATGAACCTGTTCAGCCAGTTACATCCCGATTGGCAGATTGCTCTAGCCCCGATGCGAAGTAATTTTGAGGCAATTGATGCACAGTTAATTGAACAAGATATAACTCCAGCATATGAATTTGTTTTGCGATCCTTGAACACGCCAATTGATTCCATTAGAGTTGTTATCGTCGGACAAGATCCCTATCCAAATCCGGCCCATGCTAACGGACTCGCATTTTCTGTTGCTCCCAGTGTTTCACCGCTACCGGCCACATTGAGGAATATTTTTAAAGAGTTGGTCAATGACTGCGCCATTATTCATCCCGAGAAT
It contains:
- a CDS encoding ABC transporter ATP-binding protein; this translates as MGSSTVLELIDVSVRRGENLILGPINFQINSGERWVILGPNGAGKSTLLQILATKFFPTTGTVKILDKSMGKVDLFELRTRIGLCGSIVSEDIPGDEKVRDVVLTAAYAILGRWNESYDLWDESRAISLLSTFGVRELGERLYGSLSEGERKRVQIARALMTDPELLLLDEPAGGLDVGGREDLLARFANFSKDPTAPATVLVTHHIEEIPIGTTHALLLKSGVIAVSGPVEHVVTSEHVSAVFNVAIDVRHESDRFWARARN